A region of the Desulfovibrio desulfuricans genome:
AACTTGCTGAATCTCCTGTAAAAAAGCTCGCCTTGCAACTTGGCCTGCCCGTCATGCAGCCTGCCAGCCTGAAGGGTGCAGAAGCCCAGGCGGAGCTGGCGGCTTTCAAACCAGACCTGCTGGCTGTGGCGGCCTATGGCCTCATTTTGCCGGACGCTGTCCTTGCCATGCCCACGCTTGATACCATCAACGTGCATGCTTCGCTTTTGCCTGGCCTGCGTGGTGCTGCCCCTATTCAGCGGGCAGTGATGGAAGGCTGGCATCCTGACGCCCGAGCTGGCATTTCCATTATGCGCATTGTGCGCAAGCTCGATGCGGGGCCGGTTTTCGCCACCGATGGCCTGCCCATCGGTGAGCATACGGCCGGTTCCCTGCACGATGCCCTTGCAGGAATTGGCGCAGAACTGCTTGTGCGCGTTTTTGATGATATTCTTGATGGCAAGGCACAGGCTGTGGATCAGGACGATGCTCTCGCCACCTACGCTCCTAAAATTTCCAAGGAAGACGGCTTTATCGACTGGTCGCTTCCTGTCGTGCAGGTACATGCGCGGGTGCGGGGTGTTACCCCGTGGCCAGGTGCGCGTGCTGTGCTTGAAACTGTTGATTCCGATGGCAAGCAACGCGACCCCCTTTCGCTCATTCTTGCTCCTGGCAGGGTGGGGCAATCTGCACAAGGCCATGTTCCGGGTACATTGCGGATCGATGCTGAGGGGTTGAGCATTGCCTGCGCTGATTGCTGGTATGTGCTGTCTACGGTCAAGCCTCAAGGGAAAAAAGAGATGTCCGTGCGTGATCTGCTCAACGGAGTGTTGCGCGGGTTGCCAAGGGGTGTTTGCGGTCTGGCAAGAGCTCCTGAACCAGGGGAGTAATGTCTTTTTTCCGCAATGGGTATTTTTAATGAGGCTCTTTTGAGCCTCGTTTTTTCTTTTTTTGACCTATGCATCATGTTGCGTGCTTGCGCTTTTCATAAGGGCAGTTTTGTGCGATTTTTAGGCTCAAGGCTATTTTTTGCTTCTGACTCATCAAACCGAGGTCACATGTTTCGTAAGTCGCCCTTTTCTTTGCCGCCAGAGCAGTATGGTGGTGCGCGAAAGCGCGTTTTTATCGGGCTCATGCTGGCCTCGTGCCTTCTGCTGTGCCTCGGGGTTGCGTTTTTTCTTATTTTGCCGTGGGTTGGTTTTTTTTCTACGCAACACTGGCTGCCTACGCTGAGCATGGGTTTTGGTTTTGTTGTTATCATCGCCTTGTTATGGCTCTGCATTATTCTTATATTTCATATTTATACGGGTAAATCTCTTCCTGGTGTAGACAGTGTGCGGCATGTCACCATCCGTCTGTTTTTTCCACTTATGGAATTGCTTGCAAAGGCAGTTGGTATTGACAGAGGAAGAGTGCGGCGCAGCTTTATCAAGGTGAACAACGAACTGGTGCTTGCCAGTGGCTGTACGGCGCAGCCGCAGGAGCTTTTGCTGCTTTTACCGCATTGCGTTCAGCAGGCCTTGTGCCCCCAGCGGCTTGTTCATAATCCGGACAACTGTCAGCGTTGCGGCAAATGCCCGGTTGGTGAGTTACTTGCTTTGAGGGACAAATATGGCGTGCGGCTTGCCATTGCCACGGGCGGCACCATTGCCCGCCGCATTGTGGTGCAAACGCGCCCGCGCTGCATTATTGCTGTTGCTTGCGAACGTGACCTTACATCCGGCATTCAGGACAGTTATCCTTTGCCAGTTTTTGGCGTTCTCAACCAGAGGCCGCATGGGCCGTGCGTTGATACGCTTGTGCCTATGAAGGCACTGGAAGACGCCGTACGGATTTTTCTTGGCCTTTCTCAACCCTTGCATCAGGGCAGGGCATAATATGGCTAAAATTCGCGTTGCC
Encoded here:
- the fmt gene encoding methionyl-tRNA formyltransferase: MAQTKKCRIVFMGTPEFAAASLKRLAAWPRGEIVAVYTQPDRPAGRGHKLAESPVKKLALQLGLPVMQPASLKGAEAQAELAAFKPDLLAVAAYGLILPDAVLAMPTLDTINVHASLLPGLRGAAPIQRAVMEGWHPDARAGISIMRIVRKLDAGPVFATDGLPIGEHTAGSLHDALAGIGAELLVRVFDDILDGKAQAVDQDDALATYAPKISKEDGFIDWSLPVVQVHARVRGVTPWPGARAVLETVDSDGKQRDPLSLILAPGRVGQSAQGHVPGTLRIDAEGLSIACADCWYVLSTVKPQGKKEMSVRDLLNGVLRGLPRGVCGLARAPEPGE
- a CDS encoding DUF116 domain-containing protein yields the protein MFRKSPFSLPPEQYGGARKRVFIGLMLASCLLLCLGVAFFLILPWVGFFSTQHWLPTLSMGFGFVVIIALLWLCIILIFHIYTGKSLPGVDSVRHVTIRLFFPLMELLAKAVGIDRGRVRRSFIKVNNELVLASGCTAQPQELLLLLPHCVQQALCPQRLVHNPDNCQRCGKCPVGELLALRDKYGVRLAIATGGTIARRIVVQTRPRCIIAVACERDLTSGIQDSYPLPVFGVLNQRPHGPCVDTLVPMKALEDAVRIFLGLSQPLHQGRA